DNA sequence from the Centroberyx gerrardi isolate f3 chromosome 2, fCenGer3.hap1.cur.20231027, whole genome shotgun sequence genome:
TCACGCTACTGTTTGAACTATTCAAGGTAAGTTCACAGTGGACGAATTATATCCGACAGAAGGCTTTTTAGACTAttatttggggggaaaaaatacatgataTGAACCTGTTTGATGGATGGTCAAGCAAAACCTTCCATGACCCTTTATAAAGCTAACGTTAACCTGCTTTCAACCATGATACATTTGTAATTCTGACAGTTTGTTGATACATTCTCTTTGATCCCATTTATTACTTGATACTTGTTGTTACTTAGGCTATTGTTTGATACTTTTACCTGCCCAACTGTTTCATTCCACTTGTTATAAATACTATAATGTTGTTTAAAATACATAAAGTAAATGAATACCTAGTGCAGTTGCAATGCCCCAAATGACATTGTTTGTGGCGTTATTAAAGATGTATCCATTATTTCACAGATTTTGGTTAAGACATAGACCAAAGCAGTCTCCTCACTTCTCATCACGTCATCTGCcagtctttcttgtctctctctactgtatctatcaaataaaagcaaaacgtAGAGCTTCTTCAATCATGATCTATCTAAAAGAAAATGGCATTAAAATGCACTTATAGCAATTCTACTGCTATTGTaacaaataaagacaaatcTTTTTCATAAAGTTGCAGCTTGAAATATCACATATCATTGCATGGATGTTGTTATCAGTGTGAAatttgctgtatgtgtgtgtaaaaacttgtatatgaaagaaagagaaatatagACATTTTACTTCAGATTATCCTATGACAGCTGCTCTGCCTGTTGTTTCTTGATCTTCAGCCTTAGTGCCTTATCCCAATCTCATACTGTTTGTCTTTTCCTCAAGAAAGAGTAGCCAGGGCCTAATGGGTGGCTTTCTGAACCTCCAGGAATATATTAGGAGCTCTGTCTGAATTATTGAGAGCTCCTTAATTTTTGCACCGTTAGTCTTTTAATAACAAATGTGCTTCATTATGCAGGTTCAGTGATGGCGGGGACGTCGAGGCATGATCGAGAGATGGCGATGAATGCCAAGCGGCAGCTGTCTGCGTGCTCCGACCCGGTGGAGAAGCTGAGGCTGCAGTGTCTGGCCCGAGGCTCCTCCGGCATCAAGGGTCTGGGCAGGTGAGGTGGTCTGTGCAGTGGGTTTCAGTCCTGGTTTTACACCTGGGAAAGCGGGCGCATGGAGTTCACTACCTGGTaagatagaaaaccagcagcaggcAACTCTGTCCTCCAGGATGTAGAAGTAGATGTGCTCCAGAAAGACCTGGAACCAGCATGCATGGTTTTATCCTGAATTTCCAAGGACGCTTTGTTTCTGCTCGGCCCTTTCTGGTCTAAACATCTCCAATGTTCACCCAGACGGGAATCGGTTTTCCAACGGTCCGAGCGGTTTTCCAGGCCGAGACGAGCCACGACGTTCTGTCATCATCTCTCTGTTTGGCCGATCGACTGCTCCACTTCTCACTGAAGAGCAGTGGAAGTATATTGGCAGCACACTGATGCCagaaagacagaacaaaacTATGGTTCTGATTAAGGCAATACATGGGAAATCTTTGTAAATCTACGATAAgatccagtcaaaaacagcagttCCCAGCATAAAGTTGTCAAAAAATGTACtcttaaaaaggtaaaaaacaattaaaagcaCAGCTGTAATGGCAGTAATGGCAGCCCTGTTGTGTGGCAGTGATGTACATATTGTTGCAGTCCAACTAAGAGACCATCAGATGTGTGAGTGATAGTTTtgccacctacacacacactgtatgttcCTGTATGTCTTCTGTAATAAAGCATGGCATTAACTTCATATCTGACAAATTCTACTTTTCATCCTCGGGTATGTATGTTTCGTAACACTCATAACTTGTGTCACGCATCTCCTGATATTCGGAATAACTTCCTCATGTTATACTGAGCCGATGCCCTATTGGTcactcatgcacatacacacacacacacacacacacacacacacacaactccttCCTCTGTAAAGTGTATAGAAATACACCTAATTAAACTGGTATAAACTTTAAAGTTGCTGTCTAAAACGTGTATTGACTCAGTTGTAATCATCCATGTTTGTCAGAACCTTCAAAATAATGGACGATAACAACAACCGCACCCTGGATTTCAAGGAGTTTGTGAAGGGGTTAAACGATTACGGCGTCCTCATTGAGAAGGAGGAGGCCGCGATGCTCTTTAAGCACTTTGACCGAGACGGCAGCGGGATGATCGACTTTGATGAATTCCTCATCACTCTCAGGGTAAATATAAAGAATTGTCAGTGTGAAGTTCAGGTCGTTAGAACTTACATGGTCTACTGCTCATGGGTGGGATGCTTGTTGTGTTTGATTGCAGCCGCCGATGTCTAACGCCAGGAAAGAAGTGATCATGCAAGCATTTCGAAAACTGGATAAGAATGGGGACGGGGTGATCACCGTTGAAGATCTGAGGGGGGTTTATAATGCCAAGTACCATCCCAAGTATCAAAACGGGGAGTGGACAGAGGATCAGGTGTTCCGGAAGTTCTTGGACAGCTTTGACTCTCCTTACGAAAAGGATGGGAAGGTAACGCTTTATGCTTTGTGTTACTCTAGTCACAGTTT
Encoded proteins:
- the capslb gene encoding calcyphosine-like b, which gives rise to MAGTSRHDREMAMNAKRQLSACSDPVEKLRLQCLARGSSGIKGLGRTFKIMDDNNNRTLDFKEFVKGLNDYGVLIEKEEAAMLFKHFDRDGSGMIDFDEFLITLRPPMSNARKEVIMQAFRKLDKNGDGVITVEDLRGVYNAKYHPKYQNGEWTEDQVFRKFLDSFDSPYEKDGKVTKEEFLNYYCGVSASIDRDVYFILMMKNAWKL